In one window of Enterobacteriaceae endosymbiont of Donacia cincticornis DNA:
- a CDS encoding HIT domain-containing protein: MNNKNNIFQKILSKKINTNIIYQDKLVTAFNDIKPLSPIHILIIPNIFINTLNNINKHHELLLGRMLLVASKLAKKKCINNSGYRIVINCNNHGCQTIFYLHMHLLGGRQGTKIFF, from the coding sequence ATGAATAATAAAAATAATATATTTCAAAAAATTTTATCTAAAAAAATAAATACTAATATTATTTATCAAGATAAATTAGTTACAGCTTTTAATGATATAAAACCTTTAAGTCCAATACATATTTTAATCATACCTAATATTTTTATAAATACACTTAATAATATTAACAAACATCATGAATTACTTTTAGGTAGAATGTTATTGGTAGCTTCTAAACTAGCTAAAAAAAAATGTATTAATAATAGTGGTTATAGAATTGTAATTAATTGTAATAATCATGGATGTCAAACAATATTTTATTTACATATGCATTTATTAGGAGGAAGACAAGGCACAAAAATTTTTTTTTAA
- the gap gene encoding type I glyceraldehyde-3-phosphate dehydrogenase — MSIRVAINGFGRIGRIFFRAAQKNTKIKIIAINDLLEINYIAYMIKYDSTHGMFNDKIKINNNNLIINNNIIHIFSESDPIKLKWDDLKIDVVVESTGIFLTKKLAEKHIFAGAKKVIITAPPKDNTIPMYVKGVNFQNYNGENIISNASCTTNCLAPLAKIINDNYIIENGLMTTIHAVTSTQKTVDSASTRDWRGGRGAYQNIIPSSTGAAKAVGIVLPELYNKLTGISLRVPIPNVSVVDFTVKTIKNTTLSDICKVIKFASNNYMKNVVGYTEDHVVSSDFNGSILTSIFDKNASISISNNFFKLIAWYDNETGYSYKILDLISHIFN, encoded by the coding sequence ATGTCTATTAGAGTTGCTATTAATGGATTTGGTAGAATAGGACGTATTTTTTTTCGAGCTGCTCAAAAAAATACTAAAATTAAAATTATAGCTATTAATGATTTGTTAGAAATAAATTATATTGCATATATGATAAAATATGATTCTACTCATGGTATGTTTAATGATAAAATTAAAATTAATAATAATAATTTAATTATTAATAATAATATTATACATATTTTTTCTGAATCAGATCCTATTAAATTAAAATGGGATGATTTAAAAATTGATGTTGTAGTTGAATCTACTGGTATTTTTTTAACAAAAAAATTAGCAGAAAAACATATTTTTGCTGGAGCTAAAAAAGTTATTATTACTGCTCCTCCTAAAGATAATACTATACCTATGTATGTGAAAGGAGTTAATTTTCAAAATTATAATGGTGAAAATATTATTTCTAATGCTTCATGTACAACTAATTGTTTAGCTCCATTAGCAAAAATCATTAATGATAATTATATCATTGAAAATGGACTTATGACTACCATACATGCAGTAACTTCAACTCAAAAAACTGTAGATAGTGCTTCTACTAGAGATTGGAGAGGGGGTAGAGGTGCATATCAAAATATTATTCCTTCAAGTACAGGTGCTGCAAAAGCAGTAGGAATAGTTTTACCAGAATTATATAATAAATTAACTGGTATATCACTAAGAGTTCCTATTCCAAATGTTTCTGTAGTTGATTTTACTGTTAAAACAATTAAAAATACTACATTATCAGATATTTGTAAAGTAATTAAATTTGCATCCAATAATTATATGAAAAATGTTGTTGGTTATACAGAAGATCATGTTGTATCAAGTGATTTTAATGGATCAATTTTAACATCTATTTTTGATAAAAATGCAAGTATTTCTATTAGTAATAATTTTTTTAAATTAATTGCTTGGTATGATAATGAAACAGGATATTCTTATAAAATATTAGATTTAATATCACATATTTTTAATTAA
- the sppA gene encoding signal peptide peptidase SppA has translation MIKLFNLVKSFFYYLWSLINFTRILIINIIFILLISLFCYYIYNIHHQKNINDKMLKKKNQVLEINFNENLTDDSFYQKNKKIELFNKLIKKDNNSILNIVQAIKYAKQDKNVSGIILKLHNLNIHDLPTLRYIGKYLNDFKSTGKKIYAISDSYDQNQYYLASFANKIFLSPYGYVKLHGFSFKKFFIKDLLQKLKINTYIFRIGEYKSAVEPILRNNMSNNNKIILSKLINNIWCDYLTTITTNRKLTFKKIFPTNKDFLISLEKSHGDLALFALQNKLIDKISNNDEFEEEMIKTFGVGKEKTYNKIDINNYIKVNIEKSSIIKDNQSNISVITINGIMIYGKNNSNIITKAIHKVYKNPHIKGLILRINSPGGDIKAAQAIYDELILLKKVHKPIVVLMGKVAASGAYWISTAADFIIADPSSLTGSIGIFSIIYNFSDLLNRFGIQQDGVNISDRFNFSISEKISTIEKKIIELTIQNGYDKFISVVSKERNLPIENVKKIANGMIFLGKDAIKYGLIDDLGDFDYAKLKISELTKIKKIELQWENTDVLDISDFFLKINSYITSNIINNIFFINNIDFFNFQKTYALLFQ, from the coding sequence ATGATTAAATTATTTAATTTAGTAAAATCTTTTTTTTATTACCTATGGTCATTAATTAATTTTACTAGAATATTAATAATAAATATAATTTTTATATTATTAATATCTTTATTTTGTTATTACATATATAACATTCATCATCAAAAAAATATTAATGACAAAATGTTAAAAAAAAAGAATCAAGTTTTAGAAATCAATTTTAATGAAAATTTAACTGATGATTCTTTTTATCAAAAAAATAAAAAAATAGAATTATTTAATAAATTAATAAAAAAAGATAATAATTCTATACTAAATATAGTTCAAGCAATAAAATATGCAAAACAGGATAAGAATGTAAGTGGAATTATATTAAAATTACATAATTTAAATATTCATGATTTACCAACATTACGTTATATAGGTAAATATTTAAATGATTTTAAATCAACAGGAAAAAAAATATATGCAATTTCAGATTCATATGATCAAAATCAATATTATTTAGCTAGTTTTGCTAATAAAATTTTTTTATCACCATATGGTTATGTAAAATTACATGGTTTTAGTTTTAAAAAATTTTTTATTAAAGATTTATTACAAAAATTAAAAATAAATACTTATATATTTAGAATAGGAGAATATAAATCTGCAGTTGAGCCTATACTCAGAAATAATATGTCTAATAATAATAAAATTATTTTAAGTAAATTAATTAATAATATTTGGTGTGATTATTTGACAACTATAACTACAAATAGAAAATTAACTTTTAAAAAAATTTTTCCTACAAATAAAGATTTTTTAATTTCTCTTGAGAAATCTCATGGAGATTTAGCATTATTTGCTTTACAAAATAAATTAATAGATAAAATCTCTAATAATGATGAATTTGAAGAAGAAATGATAAAAACTTTTGGTGTTGGTAAAGAAAAAACATATAATAAAATTGATATTAATAATTATATTAAAGTTAATATAGAAAAAAGTAGTATAATAAAAGATAATCAGAGTAATATTTCTGTTATAACAATAAACGGAATAATGATATACGGTAAAAATAATAGTAATATTATTACAAAAGCAATACATAAAGTTTATAAAAATCCTCATATTAAAGGTTTAATATTAAGAATAAATAGTCCAGGTGGTGATATAAAAGCAGCACAAGCTATTTATGATGAATTAATTTTATTAAAAAAAGTTCATAAACCTATAGTTGTTTTAATGGGTAAAGTAGCAGCATCAGGAGCATATTGGATTTCTACAGCGGCAGATTTTATAATTGCTGATCCTTCTAGTTTAACTGGTTCAATTGGAATATTTAGTATCATATATAATTTTAGTGATTTATTAAACAGATTCGGTATTCAGCAAGATGGTGTAAATATATCAGATAGATTTAATTTTTCTATAAGTGAAAAAATATCTACGATAGAAAAAAAAATAATAGAATTAACTATCCAAAATGGTTATGATAAATTTATTAGTGTAGTTTCAAAAGAAAGAAATCTTCCTATTGAAAATGTAAAAAAAATAGCTAATGGAATGATCTTTTTAGGGAAAGATGCTATAAAATATGGGTTAATTGATGATCTAGGTGATTTTGATTATGCAAAATTAAAAATTTCTGAATTAACAAAAATTAAAAAAATTGAATTACAATGGGAAAATACAGATGTTTTAGATATATCAGATTTTTTTTTAAAAATAAATAGTTATATTACATCTAATATTATTAATAATATATTTTTCATAAATAATATAGATTTTTTTAATTTTCAAAAAACATATGCTTTACTTTTTCAATAA
- the xthA gene encoding exodeoxyribonuclease III, whose amino-acid sequence MKIFSFNINGIRAHFHQLTLLIKIYNPDIIGLQEIKVNNKNFPKEKICKLGYNSYICGQPQYSGVAILSKKKIFNIKKEFLENYNNQKRLIMVDLDSSIGNIKIINCYFPQGGNKHNYIKFKYKINFLKNLYYFIKKKLNPNNHIIIMGDTNISITDLDIGIGNKNRLKWLEQGICSFLPEERFYINKLLNWGLFDIWRLMNPFTSNKFSWFDYRSNKFFLNKGLRIDNILITNSLRKYYINSNIEYNIRNLIKPSDHAPIWVNLKII is encoded by the coding sequence ATGAAAATTTTCTCATTTAATATAAATGGTATAAGGGCACATTTTCATCAATTAACATTACTGATAAAAATATATAATCCTGATATAATTGGATTACAAGAAATAAAAGTAAATAATAAAAATTTTCCTAAAGAAAAAATATGTAAATTAGGATATAATTCTTATATATGTGGACAACCACAATATTCTGGAGTAGCAATATTAAGTAAAAAAAAAATTTTTAATATAAAAAAAGAATTTTTAGAAAATTATAATAATCAAAAAAGATTAATAATGGTTGATTTAGATAGTTCTATTGGTAATATAAAAATTATAAATTGTTATTTTCCTCAAGGAGGTAATAAACATAATTATATAAAATTTAAATACAAAATAAATTTTTTAAAAAATTTATATTATTTTATAAAAAAAAAATTAAATCCTAATAATCATATTATAATTATGGGAGATACTAATATTAGTATAACTGATTTAGATATTGGGATAGGAAATAAGAATCGTCTAAAATGGTTAGAACAAGGAATATGTTCTTTTTTACCAGAGGAAAGGTTTTATATTAATAAATTACTTAACTGGGGTCTATTTGATATTTGGAGATTAATGAATCCTTTTACAAGTAATAAATTTTCTTGGTTTGATTATAGATCGAATAAATTTTTTTTAAATAAAGGATTAAGAATTGATAATATTTTAATTACTAATTCATTAAGAAAATATTATATAAATTCAAATATAGAATATAATATTCGTAACTTAATAAAACCTTCAGATCATGCTCCTATTTGGGTAAATTTAAAAATTATTTAA
- the ychF gene encoding redox-regulated ATPase YchF, which produces MGLKCGIIGLPNVGKSTLFNVLTNSNVDALNYPFCTIKPNISIVTVPDDRLFYLAQLIQSKKVIQSTISFVDIAGLIKGAYKGEGLGNQFLHNISEVDAIIHVIRCFNDKKILSLSFNPIKDVKIINNELIQFDINLICKLQNNIYKKKQKKNNKLESLFKICLDHLKNGKLLNLLKLNIEEINFLKKIKLLTIKPILIIANTDKNDIKNKSFSREILFLSKNFLILKICIKNLNKELKLSLDKNLKKIITLSFKLLNLHTFYTVGIKETKSWSILKGTTALEAAKKIHSDIQKGFIRAQVIHYNDFVFYKNAIKAKLSGKMNIEGKKYIINDGDIINFLFKI; this is translated from the coding sequence ATGGGATTAAAATGTGGTATAATAGGTCTACCTAATGTTGGTAAATCTACTTTATTTAATGTATTGACTAATTCTAATGTAGATGCGTTAAATTATCCTTTTTGTACAATAAAACCAAATATAAGTATAGTAACTGTTCCTGATGATAGATTGTTTTATTTAGCTCAATTAATACAATCTAAAAAAGTTATACAATCTACAATAAGTTTTGTTGACATTGCTGGTTTAATTAAAGGAGCTTATAAAGGTGAAGGATTAGGTAATCAATTTTTACATAATATATCAGAAGTTGATGCTATTATTCATGTAATACGTTGTTTTAATGATAAAAAAATATTAAGTTTATCATTTAATCCAATTAAAGATGTTAAAATTATAAATAATGAGCTTATTCAATTTGATATAAATTTAATTTGTAAATTACAAAATAATATTTATAAAAAAAAACAAAAAAAAAATAATAAACTAGAATCTTTATTTAAAATTTGTTTGGATCATTTAAAAAATGGAAAATTATTAAATTTATTAAAATTAAATATAGAAGAAATAAATTTTTTAAAAAAAATTAAATTACTAACAATTAAGCCAATACTTATTATTGCTAATACAGATAAAAATGATATTAAAAATAAATCATTTTCAAGAGAAATTTTATTTCTTAGTAAAAATTTTTTAATATTAAAAATATGTATTAAAAATCTTAATAAAGAATTAAAATTATCTTTAGATAAAAATTTAAAAAAAATAATTACTTTAAGTTTTAAATTATTAAATTTACATACTTTTTATACTGTAGGTATAAAAGAAACAAAATCTTGGAGTATATTAAAAGGAACAACAGCATTAGAAGCTGCAAAAAAAATTCATAGTGATATCCAAAAAGGTTTTATTAGAGCACAAGTAATTCATTATAATGATTTTGTATTTTATAAAAATGCAATAAAAGCAAAATTATCTGGTAAAATGAATATAGAAGGCAAAAAATATATTATTAATGATGGGGATATAATTAATTTTCTTTTTAAAATTTAA
- the pth gene encoding aminoacyl-tRNA hydrolase, which yields MSNIKIIVGLGNNIDNQFIGTRHNIGADYVINLAKKFNLKFKKNKKFGGYISNLILKNKNIILFIPNSFINYSGKSIFIVSNFYKIALQNILIVHDDLDFLPGIIRFKYNGSSGGHNGIKNIIKVFNGTSFYRLRIGIGHPKNKIEVNNFVLSKPTKIEQKTINFAIEYSINALLIFIQKNYNQAVKFLHTKT from the coding sequence TTGAGTAATATAAAAATCATTGTGGGTTTAGGAAATAACATAGATAATCAATTTATTGGTACTCGTCATAATATAGGTGCAGATTATGTTATTAATTTAGCTAAAAAATTTAATTTAAAATTTAAAAAAAATAAAAAATTTGGTGGATATATTAGTAATTTGATTTTGAAAAATAAAAATATCATATTATTTATACCAAATTCTTTTATAAATTATTCGGGAAAATCAATATTTATTGTTTCTAATTTTTATAAAATTGCTTTACAAAATATTTTAATAGTTCATGATGATTTAGATTTTTTACCAGGAATTATAAGATTTAAATATAATGGTAGTAGTGGTGGACATAATGGTATCAAAAATATTATTAAAGTATTTAATGGTACATCATTTTATAGATTACGTATAGGTATAGGTCATCCCAAAAATAAAATAGAAGTAAATAATTTTGTATTAAGTAAACCTACAAAAATTGAACAAAAAACTATTAATTTTGCTATTGAATATAGTATAAATGCTTTATTAATTTTTATTCAAAAAAATTATAATCAAGCTGTAAAATTCTTACATACTAAAACATAA
- a CDS encoding ribose-phosphate pyrophosphokinase: MTKIKLFTGNAIPDLAKKIAHHLYIDLGKIFVGRFSDGEISVKINENVRGHDIFIIQSTCNPTNDNLIELIIMIDAFKRASAGRITAVIPYFGYARQDRRIRSARVPITAKVIADFLSRVGVNRILTVDLHAEQIQGFFNIPVDNVFASSIFLMDILKKTYNNPIIISPDIGGVIRARSIAKQLFNGTDMAIIDKRRSNTNTTEVMNIIGDVNKRDCILIDDIVDTAGTLCQAAKALKNNGATKVFAYVTHPIFSGNAIKNIYNSVIDEIIVCDSIPLTNKIKKINKIRVLTLSFMLSEAIRRISNEESISIMFK; encoded by the coding sequence GTGACTAAAATAAAATTATTTACTGGAAATGCTATTCCAGATTTAGCAAAAAAAATTGCTCATCATTTATATATCGATTTAGGTAAAATATTTGTAGGAAGATTTAGTGATGGAGAAATATCTGTTAAAATAAATGAAAATGTTAGAGGACATGATATTTTTATTATACAATCGACATGTAATCCTACTAATGATAATCTTATAGAATTAATTATTATGATAGATGCTTTTAAACGAGCTTCTGCAGGAAGAATAACTGCTGTTATTCCTTATTTTGGATATGCAAGACAAGATAGAAGAATTCGTTCTGCTAGAGTTCCTATTACTGCAAAAGTTATAGCTGATTTTTTATCCAGAGTAGGAGTTAATAGAATTTTAACTGTAGATTTACATGCTGAACAAATTCAAGGTTTTTTTAATATACCCGTAGATAATGTATTTGCTAGTTCTATATTTTTAATGGATATTTTAAAAAAAACATATAATAATCCAATAATAATTTCTCCTGATATTGGAGGAGTAATACGTGCTAGATCTATTGCAAAACAATTATTTAATGGTACAGATATGGCTATAATAGATAAAAGAAGATCTAATACTAATACAACAGAAGTAATGAATATTATTGGAGATGTAAATAAAAGAGATTGTATTTTAATAGATGATATTGTTGATACAGCAGGAACATTATGTCAAGCTGCAAAAGCATTAAAAAATAATGGAGCTACAAAAGTTTTTGCTTATGTCACTCATCCTATTTTTTCTGGAAATGCTATTAAAAATATTTATAATTCAGTCATAGATGAAATTATAGTATGCGATAGTATACCATTAACTAATAAAATAAAAAAAATAAATAAAATTAGAGTATTAACACTATCATTTATGTTATCTGAAGCAATAAGAAGAATTAGTAATGAAGAATCTATTTCTATAATGTTTAAATAA
- the prfA gene encoding peptide chain release factor 1 — protein sequence MNSYMIKKLNLLYKRYNYLIKKLSDYKIYNNHNVLRNLSTEYSRLSNIIKPFIKWNKLQSNLINTKSLLKEKDKDIYLMVLEDIKNINFKQKKLEKILYKLLLPKNKKDNRNCFIEIKAGSGGNEAAIFVKNISRMYIRYAESKKWKVEIMHIHYNEHGNGFKEIILKIIGIGVYGKLKFESGGHRVQRVPETESQGRVHTSTCIVAVMPELSKTEMPEINIQDLKIDTFRSSGAGGQHVNTTDSAIRITHIPTKIVVECQDERSQHKNKSKALAVLAARINAIKIEKKNKDNALKKKKLLGTGDRSDRNRTYNFIQKRVTDHRINLTIYKLNEIMNGNLDLLINPMIYQKNNRL from the coding sequence ATGAATTCTTATATGATTAAAAAACTTAATCTTTTATATAAGAGATATAATTATTTAATAAAAAAATTAAGTGATTATAAAATATATAATAATCACAATGTTTTACGTAATTTATCTACTGAATATTCAAGATTATCTAATATTATTAAACCATTTATAAAATGGAATAAATTACAATCAAATTTAATAAATACAAAATCTTTATTAAAAGAAAAAGATAAAGATATATATCTAATGGTTTTAGAAGATATTAAAAATATTAATTTTAAACAAAAAAAATTAGAAAAAATATTATATAAATTATTATTACCTAAAAATAAAAAAGATAATCGTAATTGTTTTATAGAAATAAAAGCTGGCTCTGGAGGTAATGAGGCAGCGATTTTTGTAAAAAATATTTCTAGAATGTATATTAGATATGCTGAATCAAAAAAATGGAAAGTAGAGATAATGCATATTCATTATAATGAACATGGTAATGGTTTTAAAGAAATTATTTTAAAAATTATCGGTATAGGCGTATATGGAAAATTAAAATTTGAATCTGGAGGACATAGAGTTCAAAGAGTTCCAGAAACAGAATCACAAGGAAGAGTACATACTTCAACTTGTATTGTAGCTGTTATGCCTGAATTATCAAAAACCGAGATGCCAGAAATAAATATTCAAGATTTAAAAATTGATACATTTAGATCTTCAGGAGCTGGTGGACAGCATGTTAATACAACAGATTCTGCTATACGTATTACTCATATCCCAACAAAAATAGTTGTTGAATGTCAAGATGAAAGATCACAACATAAAAATAAATCAAAAGCATTAGCTGTGTTAGCAGCTAGAATAAATGCAATAAAAATTGAAAAAAAAAATAAAGACAATGCTTTAAAAAAAAAAAAATTATTAGGTACTGGTGATCGTTCAGATAGAAATAGAACTTATAATTTTATTCAAAAAAGAGTTACTGATCATCGTATTAATTTAACTATTTATAAATTAAATGAAATTATGAATGGAAACTTAGATCTTTTAATAAATCCAATGATTTATCAAAAAAATAATAGACTATAA
- the prmC gene encoding peptide chain release factor N(5)-glutamine methyltransferase, whose product MIIDQLLQYAFNILKKNKISNYQLEANLLISFILNKPKSWIYGFNETKINYKQYKTLKNLLKKRIKGTPIAYILGFCEFWSLKINVSPYVLIPRKDTEILVDVVLQKINKRIKKILDLGTGSGAISLALAYEYNILDITAIDFSNKIINIAKNNAKNLNIKNITFLKSNWFSHLKNNTFDIIISNPPYISYKEYFFLKKQLKFEPIQSLVSNKNGLNDLDHIISNALKYLNNYGWLILEHGYKQGFIIKNKLKIQKFKNIQQYYDIQGYQRIICGQKLL is encoded by the coding sequence ATGATTATTGATCAACTTTTACAATATGCTTTTAATATTTTAAAAAAAAATAAAATATCAAATTATCAATTAGAAGCTAATTTATTAATATCATTTATTTTAAATAAACCTAAATCATGGATTTATGGTTTTAATGAAACAAAAATTAATTACAAACAATATAAAACATTAAAGAATTTATTAAAAAAAAGAATTAAAGGTACACCTATTGCCTATATATTAGGTTTTTGTGAATTTTGGTCATTAAAAATTAATGTATCACCTTATGTATTAATACCTCGTAAAGATACAGAAATTTTAGTAGATGTTGTTTTACAAAAAATAAATAAAAGAATAAAAAAAATATTAGATTTAGGTACTGGAAGTGGTGCAATTTCATTAGCACTAGCTTATGAATATAATATTCTTGATATTACTGCTATAGATTTTTCTAATAAAATTATTAATATAGCTAAAAATAATGCTAAAAATTTAAATATTAAAAATATTACTTTTTTAAAAAGTAATTGGTTTAGTCATTTAAAAAATAATACATTTGATATAATTATAAGTAATCCCCCTTATATAAGTTATAAAGAATATTTTTTTTTAAAAAAACAATTAAAATTTGAACCTATTCAATCTTTAGTTTCCAATAAAAATGGATTAAATGATTTAGACCATATTATTTCAAATGCTTTAAAATATTTAAATAATTATGGTTGGTTGATCTTAGAACATGGTTATAAACAAGGATTTATTATAAAAAATAAATTAAAAATTCAAAAATTTAAAAATATTCAGCAATATTATGATATACAAGGATATCAAAGAATTATTTGTGGACAAAAATTACTTTAA
- the thrS gene encoding threonine--tRNA ligase, with product MILFNNDILTYKSKMEQNGNFKKKEKKEFLSHKIKLLKIDHRSIGKKLDLYHFQDEAPGMVFWHNNGYIIFKELENFLRLKLNQYNYLEVKTPLITDISIWEKTGHWKIYKKAIFTTYSENRNYCIKPMNCPAHIQIFKQKLKSYKDLPLKIAEFGICHRNEPSGSLHGLMRLRNFTQDDAHIFCTKNQVREEIKNCIYMIYDIYHIFGFKKFFVKLSTRPLYKIGDDKLWDKTENDLLLILKEMNINFKIQKKEGAFYGPKIEFSFFDCLDREWQCGTIQLDFTLPKCLKLFYINKKNKHSTPIIIHRAILGSLERFIGILLEEFSGYLPIWLAPIQIIILNISEKHIQYVLKIFKIIKKNNIRIKYDIQNKHISFKIRKYTMQHIPYILICGDQEIKNNFISVRDCFGKDLGFMKIHDIINEINKKINNYYLK from the coding sequence TTGATATTATTTAATAATGATATTCTTACTTATAAAAGTAAAATGGAACAGAATGGTAATTTTAAAAAAAAAGAAAAAAAAGAATTTTTGTCTCATAAAATAAAATTATTAAAAATAGATCATAGATCTATAGGGAAAAAATTAGATCTATATCATTTCCAAGATGAAGCCCCAGGAATGGTTTTTTGGCATAATAATGGTTATATTATTTTTAAAGAATTAGAAAATTTTTTACGATTAAAACTAAATCAATATAATTATTTAGAAGTAAAAACTCCTTTAATAACTGATATTTCTATTTGGGAAAAAACAGGACATTGGAAAATTTATAAAAAAGCAATTTTTACAACTTATTCAGAAAATAGAAATTATTGTATAAAACCTATGAACTGTCCTGCTCATATCCAAATTTTCAAACAAAAATTAAAATCATATAAAGATTTACCATTAAAAATTGCTGAATTTGGTATTTGTCATAGGAATGAACCTTCAGGTTCATTACATGGTTTAATGAGATTAAGAAATTTTACTCAAGATGATGCACATATTTTTTGTACAAAAAATCAAGTAAGAGAAGAAATAAAAAATTGTATTTATATGATATATGATATTTATCATATTTTTGGTTTTAAAAAATTTTTTGTAAAATTATCTACAAGACCATTATATAAAATTGGAGATGATAAACTTTGGGATAAAACAGAAAATGATTTATTACTTATTTTAAAAGAAATGAATATCAATTTTAAAATCCAAAAAAAAGAAGGAGCTTTTTATGGTCCTAAAATTGAATTTTCTTTTTTTGATTGTTTAGATAGAGAATGGCAATGTGGAACTATACAATTAGATTTTACATTACCTAAATGTTTAAAATTATTTTATATTAATAAAAAAAACAAACACAGTACCCCTATTATAATACATAGAGCTATTTTAGGTTCTCTAGAAAGATTTATAGGTATTCTTCTTGAAGAATTTTCTGGATATTTACCTATTTGGCTTGCTCCTATACAAATAATAATACTTAATATTAGTGAAAAACATATACAATATGTTTTAAAAATATTTAAAATAATCAAAAAAAATAATATCCGTATTAAATACGATATTCAAAATAAACATATTTCTTTTAAAATTAGAAAATATACAATGCAACATATTCCATATATTTTAATATGTGGAGATCAAGAAATAAAAAATAATTTTATTTCAGTAAGAGATTGTTTTGGTAAAGATTTGGGATTTATGAAAATTCATGATATTATCAATGAAATAAACAAAAAAATTAATAACTATTATTTAAAATAA
- the infC gene encoding translation initiation factor IF-3, whose product MKVGKKIIQFSRPNKINKNIRSKIVRLIGLNGEQIGIINLKEALKKAENTGFDLVEISPNSTPPVCRIMDYGKFLYIKNKASKEQKKKQKIIHLKEIKFRPSTDTEDYRIKLRNVIRFIKNGDKVKITLRFRGREMMHTKLGFSMLNRIKNDIQNLAIIESFPTKIEGRQIIMILIPKK is encoded by the coding sequence ATTAAAGTTGGAAAAAAAATAATACAATTCTCACGACCTAATAAAATTAATAAAAATATTAGGAGTAAAATTGTAAGATTAATAGGATTAAATGGAGAACAAATAGGAATAATTAATCTTAAAGAAGCTTTAAAAAAAGCAGAAAATACTGGATTTGATTTAGTAGAAATTAGTCCTAATTCTACACCGCCAGTATGTCGTATAATGGATTATGGTAAATTTTTGTATATAAAAAATAAGGCTTCTAAAGAACAAAAAAAAAAACAAAAAATAATACATTTAAAAGAAATTAAATTTCGTCCTAGTACAGATACGGAAGATTATCGTATTAAATTACGTAATGTGATTCGTTTTATAAAAAATGGAGATAAAGTAAAAATTACTCTAAGATTTAGAGGTAGAGAAATGATGCATACAAAACTAGGTTTTTCTATGCTTAATCGTATAAAAAATGACATACAAAATTTAGCAATAATAGAATCATTTCCTACAAAAATTGAAGGCAGACAAATCATAATGATTTTAATACCAAAAAAATAA
- the rpmI gene encoding 50S ribosomal protein L35: MNKLKTVRSVAKRFKKTSNGFFKHKKANLRHLLTKKNKKHKRFLKKKKIVSKGNLHSLKICLPYL; the protein is encoded by the coding sequence ATGAATAAACTTAAAACAGTACGTAGTGTTGCAAAACGTTTTAAAAAAACGAGTAATGGTTTTTTTAAACACAAAAAAGCAAATTTAAGACATTTATTAACTAAAAAAAATAAAAAACATAAAAGATTTTTAAAAAAAAAAAAAATAGTTTCAAAAGGAAATTTACATTCGTTAAAAATCTGTTTACCTTATTTATAA